In Oncorhynchus mykiss isolate Arlee chromosome 1, USDA_OmykA_1.1, whole genome shotgun sequence, the following proteins share a genomic window:
- the LOC110514161 gene encoding sphingomyelin phosphodiesterase 3, whose translation MVLHTSPYSSAFLRCLSSLSWGFIFPCYWLLDRLLSSCVATSLEKRRRSQDPCSFVTLYVLVSTPLYLLLLLASLPFALLGFLLWATLQTARHPYLYTHRRPDKHQAEQGGVASLADWRPQGRSFCFGSSNVCLLPDSLARFNNLSETQRRAREVGKRIRNGASRPQIKIYIDSPTNTSISATSFSSLVTGFRRTSSLGQRPDNTPEAETEPVTDCPIHTTGPNCPIHTAGADCPIHSKGDQGSSDCPIHVAGGEDTPECPLHTAGSQNNSDCPLHTTGAQNSPDCPMHASGVQISISAPEPDPPEAGTGNHQGEGDAESLTGGVSSNNTLSHRTSMFKKHSGRKRRQGDDGFDHEISAFFPANLDFLCLQEVFDHRAMSRLRQQLHHYFPYILSDVGRYAWKGCCSRFKFLNSGVMMASRYPILDAHYECYPNGRGEDALAAKGVLFVKVQVGTSHQEQRVVGYLTCTHLHAIEGDAAVRCEQLDLLLVWGAEFRKMTSRPSEEKGLEDQVAFDVVLGDLNFDNCSSEDKLEQQHAVFTQYKDPCRLGPGEDKPWALGTLLDTSGLYDEEVSSPESLQKVMENEEGRKEYLVFPTNKNHCPNQKGRKIPLKGNGRRIDYILYREEVQQDWKVDIEEFSFITQLAGLTDHLSVAMRLAVSTGEEEP comes from the exons ATGGTCCTCCACACCTCTCCCTACTCTAGTGCCTTCCTACGGTGCCTCAGCAGCCTGTCATGGGGCTTCATCTTCCCCTGCTACTGGCTGCTGGACCGCCTGCTGTCCTCCTGCGTGGCAACCTCTCTGGAGAAGCGTCGGCGCTCCCAGGACCCCTGCTCCTTTGTGACGCTGTATGTGCTGGTGTCCACCCCGCTCTACCTGTTGCTCCTCCTGGCCTCGCTGCCCTTCGCTCTGCTGGGCTTCCTGCTGTGGGCTACCCTGCAGACGGCCCGCCATCCCTATCTCTACACCCACCGCCGCCCAGACAAGCACCAGGCCGAGCAGGGGGGTGTGGCGTCACTGGCCGACTGGAGGCCGCAGGGCCGCAGCTTCTGCTTCGGCAGTTCCAACGTGTGCCTACTGCCAGACTCCCTGGCACGCTTCAACAACCTGTCTGAGACCCAGCGCCGTGCCCGCGAGGTGGGCAAGCGCATCCGTAACGGGGCCAGCCGGCCGCAGATCAAGATATACATCGACTCCCCCACCAACACCTCCATCAGCGCAACTTCCTTCAGCAGCCTGGTCACAGGGTTCCGACGGACATCCTCCCTGGGCCAGCGGCCCGACAACACACCCGAGGCCGAGACCGAACCCGTAACCGACTGCCCAATACACACCACAGGTCCAAACTGCCCCATACACACTGCAGGTGCTGACTGCCCCATACACTCAAAAGGGGACCAGGGCTCCTCAGATTGTCCCATCCATGTAGCTGGTGGAGAGGACACACCAGAGTGCCCCCTTCACACTGCTGGTTCTCAGAACAACTCTGACTGTCCACTGCACACCACAGGGGCCCAGAACTCCCCAGACTGCCCCATGCATGCCTCGGGGGTCCAGATCAGTATCAGTGCCCCAGAGCCAGACCCCCCAGAGGCCGGGACAGGGAATCACCAAGGGGAAGGTGATGCAGAGAGCCTGACAGGGGGGGTGTCTTCTAACAACACCCTGTCCCACCGCACCTCCATGTTCAAGAAGCACTCGGGTCGCAAGCGGCGCCAAGGCGACGACGGATTCGACCATGAGATCTCTGCCTTCTTCCCTGCCAACCTGGACTTCCTGTGTCTGCAGGAAGTGTTTGACCACCGGGCCATGTCCAGGCTGAGGCAGCAGCTGCACCACTACTTCCCCTACATCCTGAGTGATGTGGGCCGCTACGCCTGGAAGGGCTGCTGCTCCCGCTTCAAGTTCCTGAACAGCGGCGTCATGATGGCCAGCCGCTATCCCATACTGGACGCCCACTACGAGTGCTACCCCAACGGCCGAGGGGAAGACGCCCTCGCAGCGAAAGGAGTCCTCTTTGTCAAG GTGCAGGTAGGCACCTCCCATCAGGAGCAAAGAGTTGTGGGATATCTCACCTGCACTCATCTGCATGCCATTGAAG gaGATGCAGCTGTGCGTTGTGAGCAGTTGGATCTGCTCTTGGTGTGGGGGGCGGAGTTCCGCAAGATGACGTCCCGCCCCTCGGAGGAGAAGGGTCTGGAGGACCAGGTGGCCTTTGATGTTGTCCTCGGCGACCTCAATTTCGACAACTGCTCCTCAG AGgataaactggagcagcagcatgctGTCTTCACCCAGTACAAAGACCCATGTCGCCTGGGGCCAGGGGAGGACAAGCCTTGGGCTCTGG GTACACTACTGGACACCAGTGGGCTTTATGACGAGGAGGTCAGCTCACCAGAGAGTTTACAAAA AGTGATGGAgaatgaggaggggaggaaggaataCCTGGTGTTCCCCACCAATAAAAACCACTGTCCTAATCAGAAGGGCAGAAAAATCCCCCTGAAAGGCAATGGGAGGAGGATCGACTACATCCTTTACAGAGAGGAGGTGCAGCAGGACTGGAAAGTG